CACGCTCAATGAACAGGGCGATAATGTGGTATGGGTATGCCATGCACTGACCGCCAATTCCGATGTGGCTGACTGGTGGAAGGGCCTGATCGGGGAAGGCCGTGTGATAGATCCGCAAAAACATTTCATCGTTTGCGCCAATATACTGGGCTCCTGTTACGGCACCTCCGGCCCGCTGACGGTTAATCAAAACACCGGGCAGCCTTATTACCGGACTTTCCCTACCGTTACCATCCGCGATATCGTTCAGGCACATATCCTCCTGCGCCAACACCTCAACATCGCCCGCATTCATCTGCTCGTAGGCGGCTCTATGGGAGGTTACCAGGTACTGGAATGGGCATTGATGGAATCAGAGCGCATCAACAGGCTCTTTTTATTGTGCACCGGCGCCGCTGAAAGCGCCTGGGGCATTGCCGTTCATACTTCGCAAAGGCTCGCCATTGAAGCAGATGATACCTGGGAGCAACCGGCAAGAGAAGCCGGGGCACGTGGCCTCAAAGCCGCCAGGGCCATTGGCATGCTCACCTACCGCAACTACCAGACCTTCATGCGCGCCCAAACGGACCCGGATAAAGAGAAAACAGACAACTTCAAAGCCTCTTCCTATATTAATTACCAGGGAGATAAACTGGTAAAACGCTTCAACGCCCAAAGCTACTGGCTCCTCACCAAAGCAATGGACAGCCACAATATTGCCCGTGGCCGCCACCAGGATATTGAAACCTCCCTCAGCCAGATAGAACAGAAAACCCTGCTCATCGGCATCACCAGCGACATTCTTTGCCCGCCGGAAGAACAACAGTTGCTGGCAGAGAACATGCACAACACCAGCTACCATGAGATCGACTCTCCCTACGGCCATGATGGGTTTCTTATCGAATTCGAAAAAATAGGCCTCATCCTGGCTGCATTCCTCGAGAATAAATAATATTATCTGATTTTTTGTGCTTCTTAATTAACTATTAATCAACTCAGTAATAGAAAACTTTTCATTTATCCAAAAAACCCTTAACTTCTCTGTAGAAAATCCAATGACGATTTAGCCCAGTGTCTTATCCCTTTAATTTTCATTATATTTAATTATACAGTTATTTAAGGTCACGTAGAAAAACTAAATTATTAAGGTCAGCCAATCCTCTCATTAAATTCGACGCTTATGAATTGCTATCTACCCAGGCAAGCATGGTTCATTGTTATGTTTATATTTTTGTGCCAGACAGCCTTCTCCCAAAACTCCCGTACTATTTCCGGAACTGTTGTTGACGCCACCACCGGCAAAGGATTGCAGGGCGTTTCTGTGTCCGTGAAAGGTGCCACTGCCGGAGCTATTACAGATGCCGGCGGTGCATTCAAATTCACCACAGGGCACTCCCTCCCGCTTACCCTGCAATTCTCTTATGTTGGGTACAAACCTGAAGAAGCCACTGTTACAGATGCTTCCGTGAATGTGAACGTTCAGCTCTCTTCCACGGAGATCCTGGGAAAAGAGGTGGTAGTATCTGCCAGCAGGGTGGCGGAAAGTATCCTGCAGTCGCCCGTTTCCATTGAAAAGCTGGACATCAGGGCCATCAAAGCCAGCCCCGCTCCTTCTTTCTACGATGCGCTGGCAAACATGAAAGGCGTGGAAATGAGTACGCAAAGTCTCACCTTCAAATCCGTTAACACCCGTGGTTTCAACAGCAACGGTAATACCCGCATGTTGCAGCTGATAGACGGTATGGATAACCAGGCCCCCGGTCTTAACTTCTCCGTGGGTAATATTGTAGGGATCACAGAACTGGATATGGATAATGTGGAAGTATTGCCCGGTGCAGCTTCTGCCTTATACGGCCCCAATGCCCTGAACGGTATTGTACTCTTGAACAGCAAAAGCCCCTTCCAGTACCAGGGCCTCAGCGCCAATATCAAAACCGGCCTGCTGAATGAATCCGGCAGAAGTAAGAGCGGTACCGGTTATTATGATATATCTGTTCGTTATGCCAAAGCATTCAATGATAAATTTGCCTTTAAGATCAACCTCGGTTACGTAAAGGCAGACGACTGGCAGGCTTATGATAACCGCGACCAGAGCCTGCTGAACGGCAGTAAACTCACCAACACCGGTCATGCTGCTAACCCCGGTTACAATGGCGTAAACACTTATGGGGATGAAACGAATGTGAACATGAAAGGCTCTTTGCGCTCTACTGCCATGACCACCGGAAATCCACTCGGAAATGGTATTGCCGGGCTTTCTGCTGCTACCGGCGGGGCCATTACACGGGATATGATCTACAACGCTATCATGCCGGATTCCAACAACGCTTATGTATCCCGCACCGGTTATGATGAACGTAACCTTGCAGATTATGATACCAAAAACCTGAAAGTGAACGTAGCCCTCCATTATAAGTTCAACAGCAACCTGGAGTTATTGGGCCAGGGAAGTTATGGTACCGGTACCACCGTTTATACCGGTGCAGACCGTTACTCTATCAAGAACTTCAAGATGGGGCAATATAAGATAGAACTGCGTGCAGATAACTTCTATGTACGCGCCTATACCACACAGGAACGTTCCGGCGATTCATACGCTATCGGTACACTGGGTGCAGGGATCAATGAAGCGTGGAAACCAAGCACTACCTGGTTCCAGCAATACTTCGGCACGTACGCAGGCGGTTCCCTCACAGCCTTCAGCACTGCCTTCCAGCAGGCACTGGGAAGCGGAGCAACACCTGCCGCGGCCTTCGCTACAGCCACAGCTGCTGCTCAGGGCGGATCTGCCAATTTCCACAATGCCGCAAGGACCACTGCAGACAATGGCCGTTTATTACCCGGCACCCCCGAGTTTGATGCAGCCGCACAGAAGGTGAAAGACAAACCTATTCCAGGTGATGCCAGTGGCGTAGGTGCGAAGTTCAATGATAAAACCAATCTCTACCAGGGAGAGTTCATGTACAATTTCAAAAACCAGATCTCTTTTATGGAACTGATGGTAGGTGGAAACATCAGGCAATATGACCTCAACTCAGATGGTACCATCTTTGCAAAAGATGATAATGGAAAAGAATTCAACATCCTGGAATACGGCGGTTACCTGCAGATCGGTAAAAGACTGTTGAATGAGCAACTGAAACTCACCGGTGCATTGCGGTATGATAAGAACGAAAACTTTGAAGGCCAGTTCAGCCCCCGCCTCTCTGCAGTATTCACTTTCCTGCAAACGCATAACATCCGTGCATCCTATCAAACAGGTTTCCGCATCCCGCACTGCCAAGACCAATACATCGATCTGCTGACGCCGCAAGCCAGGCTGATCGGTGGTTTACCATTCCTGCGTGAAAGATATGGCCTCAACACCGGCCCTGTGTACACACTGGAATCCGTACAGGCAGGCGCTCCGCAGCAATACACTTTCAAAGAATTCAAACCGGAGAAGATCGTTGCATTCGAGGTAGGGTATAAAGCACTCATCGCTAACAAACTGGTGATAGACGCTTATGTATATACCAATACCTTCAAGAACTTCAATGGTATCCAGATATTGGTACAACCTACCAGTCCTACCGCACGGAATATCTACTCTATCCCTGTGAATTATGAGAAAGATATTAAGTCGTGGGGATGGGCACTGGGCCTGGATTACAACCTGCCACAACAATTTGTTGTAGGTGGTAACGTTTCTTATAATGAGCTCAGCAATGAAAAAGACCTGGGTAATTTCCAGGCTATGTACAACACACCAAAGGTGCGCTACAACATTTATGTCGGTAACCGCAACATTGCCCGCTCCTTCTTCAGCTTCAATGTTACCTGGAGATGGCAGGATAAATTCATCTGGTCT
This DNA window, taken from Chitinophaga niabensis, encodes the following:
- a CDS encoding TonB-dependent receptor; this translates as MNCYLPRQAWFIVMFIFLCQTAFSQNSRTISGTVVDATTGKGLQGVSVSVKGATAGAITDAGGAFKFTTGHSLPLTLQFSYVGYKPEEATVTDASVNVNVQLSSTEILGKEVVVSASRVAESILQSPVSIEKLDIRAIKASPAPSFYDALANMKGVEMSTQSLTFKSVNTRGFNSNGNTRMLQLIDGMDNQAPGLNFSVGNIVGITELDMDNVEVLPGAASALYGPNALNGIVLLNSKSPFQYQGLSANIKTGLLNESGRSKSGTGYYDISVRYAKAFNDKFAFKINLGYVKADDWQAYDNRDQSLLNGSKLTNTGHAANPGYNGVNTYGDETNVNMKGSLRSTAMTTGNPLGNGIAGLSAATGGAITRDMIYNAIMPDSNNAYVSRTGYDERNLADYDTKNLKVNVALHYKFNSNLELLGQGSYGTGTTVYTGADRYSIKNFKMGQYKIELRADNFYVRAYTTQERSGDSYAIGTLGAGINEAWKPSTTWFQQYFGTYAGGSLTAFSTAFQQALGSGATPAAAFATATAAAQGGSANFHNAARTTADNGRLLPGTPEFDAAAQKVKDKPIPGDASGVGAKFNDKTNLYQGEFMYNFKNQISFMELMVGGNIRQYDLNSDGTIFAKDDNGKEFNILEYGGYLQIGKRLLNEQLKLTGALRYDKNENFEGQFSPRLSAVFTFLQTHNIRASYQTGFRIPHCQDQYIDLLTPQARLIGGLPFLRERYGLNTGPVYTLESVQAGAPQQYTFKEFKPEKIVAFEVGYKALIANKLVIDAYVYTNTFKNFNGIQILVQPTSPTARNIYSIPVNYEKDIKSWGWALGLDYNLPQQFVVGGNVSYNELSNEKDLGNFQAMYNTPKVRYNIYVGNRNIARSFFSFNVTWRWQDKFIWSSSFVGPAVRAANLGEIPAFGTLDAQVSKLFPKPKVTVKIGAANLTQNVYIQSWGNPSVGAQYYASIGYNL
- the metX gene encoding homoserine O-acetyltransferase MetX translates to MSLQIFHYHQPFHLESGEVLPSLQIAYHTYGTLNEQGDNVVWVCHALTANSDVADWWKGLIGEGRVIDPQKHFIVCANILGSCYGTSGPLTVNQNTGQPYYRTFPTVTIRDIVQAHILLRQHLNIARIHLLVGGSMGGYQVLEWALMESERINRLFLLCTGAAESAWGIAVHTSQRLAIEADDTWEQPAREAGARGLKAARAIGMLTYRNYQTFMRAQTDPDKEKTDNFKASSYINYQGDKLVKRFNAQSYWLLTKAMDSHNIARGRHQDIETSLSQIEQKTLLIGITSDILCPPEEQQLLAENMHNTSYHEIDSPYGHDGFLIEFEKIGLILAAFLENK